The Prionailurus bengalensis isolate Pbe53 chromosome E2, Fcat_Pben_1.1_paternal_pri, whole genome shotgun sequence region AAAGACTTTAAGCACCAGATGCCTGGTTGCAGCTGGATTTTCCTGGGCTTATGCTCACCACTGTGTCCCCTTTTCCTAGAGATCTGGAGCCTGTCTGTATTGGGTCCTGATGAAAGCTGAGGAGTtgcagtctctgcccctcctcccagcctgaaCCCCACCCCTGTGTTCTCATGTGTTGAGTGTTCACCTTCGGTGGCCCTCCTGGGCCCAGTCCTGCACCACAAGCTCTACCTCATCCTGACTTGATCCTACAGACTCATTCCTGAGTTTGTCAGATCCACATCTGTAAAGGGGCTGCCCCCTCCCAACAAAGCCTACATACACTTCACCAGCATTTCTCTGCTTTTAGGTTGTTGGTATGGAATGAAAAAGCCCCTCTTGAACAGTGTGTTTCAGGAGTGTTTCAGTTCAGAACCCCTAAGGCAGGTCCTTCCACCCAGAAGGACATGTGTGGCCTTCCACCCACTTGTGACATGTGTGGCCTGGTCTTGAAAGACGTATTATACCTGGCTAAGCATCAGGCAATACACCCTAGGCAGAAGCCATACAAATGTGAGACATGTGGGAGAGGCTTCTGGCTCAGTACAAACTCTCACCAGCACCAGAAGGAGCACAGTGAAGAAAAACTCTTCACATGCAGCCAGGACCTCCTCCAGCATCAGACCACTCACACTATGGGGAAGCTGAACAGGAGCCCCGCACGCAAGGAGGCCTTCTAACCCAGCACCAGTTGCCAGCAGCAGCAGGCAGTCCATGCCACACAGAAGCCCTTCAAGTGCAGCAACTGTGGGGGAGCCTTCCTGAAGGCGTTTATGCTCCTTGACCACCTGATAACTCACTCCAAAGAAAGACCCTTCAGATGGCCAACAAGAAATGCCCCTAAAGAGGACTCAACCTTTGTTCatcacaaaaaaaacccacaatggaGAAACATCCCATGtgtgtaaggaatgtgggaaggccttcagcCAGCTTAAAACTGAGGACACATCAGAAAGTTCATACTGGAAAAATGCATCACAgttgcagtgaatgtgggaaagccttcaccGGAAACACTTGTTCAGCAccagagagttcacactggagaacGGCCTTATGGATGTGGCTAGCGCGGGAAGGCCTTCACTCGCAGCTTCCATGTTTTTCGGCACCAGAAAGTTCACAACACAGAAAGACCTTATGAGTGTAGACAGTGCCGGCGAGTCTTTAGCTGTGTTGCCGATTTTGTTGAGCACGAGAAAATACACACGGGGGAAAGGCCTTATGAGTGcaaagaatgtgggaaagcccTCATTAACAGCTCTCATCTTGTTCGGCACCAGAAAGTTCACAACACAGAAACGCCTTttgagtgcagtgaatgtggaaaCGCTTTCCGGCAAACCTCCAAACTTATTCTGCACCAAAGGAGTCATAGTGGAGAAAGACCTTATAAATGCAAccaatgtgggaaagccttcagttgCCCCTCCAACCTTGTTCTACACCAGCaaattcacactggagaaaagccTTATGAGTGTTcggaatgtgggaaagccttcagtcaAAGCTCTGCCTTCATTCAGCACGAGAAGGTTCACACTAGAGAAAGGCCTTATAAGTGTagtgaatgtggaaaagccttcagcTATAGCTTTAACCTTGTTAAACACCAGAAAGTTCACACTGGAAAAAGGCCTTATGAGTGCAGTCAGtgtgggaaagctttcagtgAAAGCTCCATCCTCAGTCAGCAccagagagttcacactggagaaaagccTTACGAGTGTAACAAATGCGGAAAAAGCTTTCCGCTACAGCTCAAACCTCTCTAAACACCAGAAGGGTCATATTGGAAAAGAGCCTTTGGAGTGCAGTGGACATAGGAAAGCCTTCAGCCAGAGCACTAGCCTTACTCAGTACCAGAAAGGTCACACCAAAGAAAACACTTAGGAGTGTGGCAAATGTGGAAAACCACTAACTAGCTGGGGCTTTCACCTTGCTCACCTTAAAAGGATTCACTCCTAAGAAAACTTCTGTGAAAGGAACCTTTGTAAAGAAGCCATAAGCCAAAAGTTGAAACttgaatatcctttttttttttttaaaagaactatttttatttatttttgggacagagagagacagagcatgaacgggggaggggcagagagagagagagagagagagagacagaatcggaaacaggctccaggctctgagccatcagcccagagcctgacgcggggctcgaactcacggaccgcgagatcgtgacctggctgaagtcggacacttaaccgactgcgccacccaggcaccccgaaacttGAATATCCTAATACCCCTACCAGGAGATTGCCAGATACATGGAAGCTTTCAGGAGCTTCACCACACTTTCTAACTTGTCCAGGTGCTTTGCCAGATTATGTCACTGCCAGATGCCATCTCACTTCTGCCAGCCAGCAGATCTTCCCACAGCGTGTAACTATCATGTCAACATACTCAGGGAAGGCTGATCTTGTGCTCTCTCATTCCCTGGAGGGAGACATGAGTGATGGAAGCTCTTTGGGGGTGGCCTCATTTTCCATCTTTGCCCTGTCTCTAGTAGTTCAGGCATAGTCCTGACCTTGTTCTCCCCAGGAGGATCTGACCTGGAGTGTGAGGACTTGCAGAAGAAGTTTCCCTTTTATTGTGGCCATTGTTGAGTCTACAGATGGTGCCTGCAATGGAATTGTCCAGTATCCAAATCAACCAACCCTGGAACTGCCTGGCTCCAGAGTGTGTGGTAATAAAGGCCTTACTATTGAAGCCATCTTTAATACTGGGACTCCATCCATTGTGTGTGTGGGAAATGGAGAATGAATTGGGCTCTAACAGAATAAAAAGGGAGAAGGTCTTTTGGGAGGCCTCAACTTGAACAGTGGGATGGCAAGGAATAGATTGCAGTCTAGGCCCAAGGGCTTCCAGGACAGGCTGAAAGTCTCTGGGTCAAATCTTGTGTCTTGGATGCCAGGACAACCTGTAAGACCCAGAGCTTTGGACATTCGCCAGTACTTCCTGGGCAGCAGGAGTTGGGTACCTTGTTCCTGGGAATGTCCCACATTCTCCAGTAGAATTGAGGGGATACTGTCCAGGAGTAAGGCCCCTGATGTCCAAAATCTGTAGGTAGGTATCACTGCACGTAAGATCTTCAGGAGGCAGGTAGAACCTGTTTCAGTGGGCACAGAAACACTGGTTTTGAGGTCAGGGACACTGGCAAACAGAGGAGATAATGGCTGGTGCTATGCCTGGGCTACATCACACCCACTCACAAGAACTGGTTGTGTTCAACTCAACATTTAGTTGAGTTCAATCAGCCATGGTGGAATTTATACcacaaaagatgaagaaacaacagctctttgaaaacaaacaaacaaaaagcaattgAAAAAAACCTGATTTGGATTGTCTGCCAAGTTTGTTGACAGTGACTTTGGCCATAGGAGAGACTCTGCTCTGCAGGTCTTAGGAAGTCCTGCATATTCTCATCTTATCCTCTAGAACAAAGGACATAACAGTGGTATGTTGCTTACTGCCTGAGCAAATGGTGGTGTGGATTCCTGTAGCCTTCCTGCACTGGTCACTTCAAGGCCCTTACTGCACAGGTAGGAACCCTGGGCCTGAGAAAAGGGAGATCTTGTAGTTCAGGATTTTTGTAGCCCAGCCAATATTCCAGGTGAGTGTAGTGTCCATGATCTTCATCATCTGCTATTTTTTGCTGCCACTGAAGCAGGGCTGTCCCCGGGTACAGGAGTCAGAGATAATGGAATCAATATATGCTTGCCCCCATTTTCTGGTTTTCCAAGAGGAGTGAGGGAACCATATGTTTATGTGAAGCCTTTTGATTTCATAAATGTTGAAAGCTTCTTTATAAAACTTATAGGTATATATGCAACCGATATATATGGGCTGCATATCTCCTGGTTCAATACTTTCAAGTGTCAGAAAATAAACGAACCAGGCTGTCTGGAGCCCCAGGATCCCAAGACATGAAGGCTTTTGGTGCAGTGTTTACCTGAGAACATGTGGCAGGGGCAACGGTACTGCTGTTGCCACTCCACTTAGGATCCTCCAGTTCCCTGAAGCTGACCATATGAGGGATGGCAGGGTCCCAGGCATGTGGCAGGTCTGCCTAAGTGCTCCCCACATCCCAAGGTATGGCACTCCTGGACCTTCTGGGTATAATAATtgccttctgttttcttgtttaagttttattttatttattttgagagacagagcatatgcgagcaggggaggggcagagagagtgggagagaatcccaagcaggctctgtgctgttagcgcacagccaaatgtggggctcaatctcacaaactgcagagatcatgacctgagcccaaatcaagagtcagacacaaccgactgagtcacccaggtgccccaataattgcCTTCTATTAACATGGGGGCTTGGGGTTAGAACTAAAGCCCATTTGAACCTTGAGGCCTCAGGCTTCCAAGTAAAGGGATCGTGGGTCATCAAGAGCTCAACTCCTTGAACTCACGTTTTAGCTATGGTTAGACCTCATAACAGTGCTCCCAATGCATGAATGAAGTCTTTTACCTGCCTTCTAGTCTCCTCACCACGGCTCTCTGTACATCAGCCAACTTATTGGAACCTCAATATTTCCCTGGTGGTGCCAGAACATAGCAAACAAAGGCCTGTTGGTTCTGAGAGTTTGATCTCCCCAGAGGACCAATTTACGTGGAGCTCAAAGTCTCCCCATCGTGATGAAGTACCCAGGGATCCTTGATCTGCTCAGGCTCTCCCTCCTGGGTGTAACAACTGCCTCCTGCCAACATGGAAGGGCTTCTTGGGATTAGAGTTAATGTTCAGCTGAGCCATGTGGAGCCCACACCTGCAAGCAACATAGGACAGACATTTGTCATCAGAACTCAATCCCTTTTCCTGAATGGTCACCTAGGTGTGTGTCTTGTAAAACGAAGTATTTTGGCAAAGAGTCCTTGATTTGGTGAAGTAGTCCCAATCTGAATCTGACTTTTGCTCTCCCCATCAGGGCTCTGTGCAAGGCAGCTggcctactgtgtgtgtgtgtgtgtgtgtgtgtgtgtgtgtgtgtgtgtgtgcgtatgcatGTCTGTGTCTggagctgtgtgtgtgcatgcacgtgcatgtgcCGGAACATCTAAAACAAAGCCCTCATGGCTCTGAGCACCTATGAACTGGGCTACTAATGTTCATCTTAACTCTACATGAAGGCTGTCCTTTGAACCAGCCACAGAAGAAGGAAGTATTGAGAGATGGTCAGAAGCAGCCCTTCTGACATCATTTGAGCCCCCAGATCCACTCAGTGCCTGAAACCAGATACCAAGTGGATTTTAGGGTTCCATGTACCAAAACAGACCAAGACAATTCAATAGGAAAAAGGTAATCTTTTCAACCAATAGTGCTAGAACAACTGAATTGCCAtatgtaacaacaacaaacctgTAAGCTTACCTCAAGTCATAtgcaaaagttaactcaaaattgatcataGATGTAAGCATAAAACTCATAACAataaaaaatctagaagaaaacatagtgaTCTTGGATTtggtggatttcttttcttttcttttttttagtagcaggcaaaagtttattagaggaTAAGATCAGAAGGGAAGAATcctaggaaagctctctttacagaaaggggacattcgaaagtgaatgcccGAGAACTATAGGCAAAAGTCCTTGTATTAaaaggttctggtcagccctcaGATTTAGTGTATTTCTTACGTATAACAAAAAGcatgagaagaaaaagataaatcaattggacttaataaaaatttttaacttttgcttttctttttttaaaatgtttatttttgagagagagagaaacacagaatgagagcaggggaggggcagagacagggagacacagaatctgaagcaggctccaggctccaagctgtcagcacagagcccaacatggggctcaaacccatgaccgtgagatcatgacctgagccaaagtcagaagcttaaaccaactgagccatccaggcgcccaaaCTTTTGCTTCTCAATAGTCacttcaacaaaatgaaaatgcaagccATAGACTGGAAGAACTATCTGCAAAACAAATCCTAACAAGGGATGTGAATCTAGAACCTATGAGGAACACTTACAAAAgacaacctaatttttaaaaaaatggtcagtGACTTGAACACTCACTTCACTAAAGAAGacatatgaggggtgcctgggttgctcagttaagtgtctgtcttttgatttcaactgaggtcatgatctcacaggtgtgggatcaagccccatgtagggctccatgctgacagcatggagccttcttgggattctccctcttcctctctttctgctcctcccccacttgagttttttttctctctctctctcaaaataaatattaaaaaagttatcataggggcgcctgggtggcttggtcggttaagcgtctgactttggctcaggtcatgatctcaccgtccgtgagtttgagccccacgtcgggctctgtgctgaccgctcagagcctggagcctgtttcagattctgtgtctccctctctctctgcccctcccctgttcatgctctgtctctgtctcaaaaataaataaacgttaaaaaaaaattttttttaaaagttatcataGAATGGACCATAAATggaaatgtaagagctaaaactataaagcaaataggagaaaaattttGACTGAGTTAGGCAAAGAATTTTTTAGATATGAACCagaagacaaaacataaaaggaaaaactaacaaattagacttcatcacaatgtaaaatattgctttttaaggagcacctggctggctcagtcagtagagtatgctattcttgatgtcagggttgtgacttcaagccccatgttgggcatagagtttacatttaaaaaataaataaaaataaaatattgctctTCAAAAGATgtcattatgaaaattaaaacaaggggcgcctaggtggctcagttggttaagtgtctgactttggctcaggtcatgatcttgcggttcatgagttcgagccccatgtcaggctctgtgctgatagctcagagcctggagcctgctctggattctgtgtctccctctctctctctgtccctcccctgctcatgctctgtctttctctctctctcaaaaataaataaacattaaaaaaaaaattaaaacaaactacaGGCCGAGATGAAACACCTCTACATATATATGGAGTCttaatacagaatatataaagaatttgaaCAACTCAATAAGAAGACAACccaagtaggggcacctgggtgactcagttggttaagagtccaacttcagctcaggtcatgatcttgccgtccgtgagtctgggccccaggtcgggctctgtgctgacagctcagagcctggagcctgtttcagattctgtgtctccctctctctctgcccctcccctgctcatgctctgtctctgaaaaatgaataaaccatcaaaaaaatgaaagaaaaaaaaagacaacccaagtaaaaatgagcaaaaagatttgagtagacattttatcaaagaagataaacagttaataagcacaagaaaagatgcctGACATCATTATTCATTAGGAGAATATACATTAAAATCCCCTTGAGACTATTATTtgatgggcacagagtttcagtgtataataatgaaaaagttgtAGAGATGTTTAGGAGTGATAGTTGTAGAACTGTGTGTTTACTTAATGTCATTGGACTATACACCTAAAAATAGaagttttgtgtatattttaccacaattttaaaaagtccattgagataccacttcacgctAGTATGGCAACACCAAGTATTGGCAGGaaggtggagaaaatggaacagttctacagtgctggtgggaatataaaatagtagaGACGCTTTGGAAAAATTTGGCAGTAAAGAGTTAAAGTGAACTTCACtcagcagttccactcctagaAACTGTCAGGCAGAAAGACCTTCCTCTGCTCTATAATCCTTCTAAATGGACTTAGAACCAAAtggacatgagacagattaacagaagaaaataatatttaatgagtgCATATACAGGGAATCCACAGACATGAAATTTCAAAGACAATGGGGCACATGAAGCTCACATgagctgaggagaggggcagaggtctGAGGATATGAAAAGGAGAAAGCTTTtagcaagaaggtgaaagatgTTTAGAAACACAAGTTTGCTCTATGAGGCAGATAAATTCCTTAGGCAAAGGGAAGTGTCTGTTAATTGCTCTCTTCCTATTACAGGCTCTCCTTCCAATGTAAATTAGACAGttgtgggaaaggcagagagcttttcctgcatctgctgggttttgattacttaaaaaaaaaaaatatttatttcgagagagagagagagagagagaagcggagagagaatcccaagcaggccctgcgctgccagtgcagaacccgatgcaggagTTGAATTCcccaactatgagatcacaacccaagcagaaattggacgcttaagtgactgagctacccaggcgcccctaactcaaaataatctttatgctgAAGaggcccatcttggggcagcctgccctcaGCCCCTACACAATCTACCcaagtaacaagaaaacatacaTCTACAGAAAGACTTTTAAGCAAATATgcctagcagcattatttgtaatggcCAAGAACTGTTGTCTATCAATTAAtgacaaataaaatgtggtatatccatacaagggaatattattcagcaataaaatggaataaaatactgATATATAACATAACATGAATAAACCTCAAGAACAGACTAAGCCAGTTAGGCACCCccagaataaagtttaaaaagcaaaaacaaacaaacaaacaaaaaacaacaaaaaaacaaaaaacaaaaccctcaacaacattatgctaagtgatagaaATGACACACAAAgggatatatattatatgattccattgataCCAAATATCAGGAAAGGCAAAAGTATAGAGATATAACatggattagtggttgccaggggctgaggatgGGAGTGGTTTTGGCTATATAAGTGTCcaggggcacctacgtggctcacttggttaggtgccctactcttgattttggctcgagtcatgatctcgtggatttgtgagttcaagccccacatggggttctatgctgacagcatggagcctgcttgggatactctctctctctctgctcttcctcggctcatgctctctctctccctctctcaaattaaacaaataaacttaaaaaaaaagtgtccaaccGCGCATTTTGAGGCAATGGGAATGGGGTGAGATAataatggttgtacaactctaTAATTTTACTAGAAATCATTAATTATGCAATTATAATGGATGTATTctataatatgtaaattatacttcaataaagccaTTTAACAAAAAGGCTATGGGCTGTtctttctcacagtcctggagttCCTGACCACATGGTGATGACCAAAAGTATCCAGCCCACTAAGAGATGACAGGAATGCATAAAAAATATGTTGACTACAGCTGTGGGAAATATACAGATCTACACctgcacacttttttttcttaatgtttatcaatttttgagagagagagacagagcatgagcaggggaggggcagagagagaaggagacacagaatccgaagcaagctccaggctctgagctgtcagcacagagcctgacacagggctcaaacccacaaaccgcaatatcatgacctgagccaaagtcagacacttaactgactgagccacccaggtgccccaacacctgCACACCTCAATCCTGCAAAGGCCCAGACATCAAAACAGTTCACCAGGCTCCCCACACCTTATTTCCTCACACTCAGTATTCTTTACCCATTTACAGTACTCAATTCATCCTTGTACAAACACAAGTGGATGGTATATTACCAGGGTCTGGCCTTCAGAGTGCTTCCTTTCACCACTGCTGGGTGGAAGAGACATTTCCTAAAACACAGACCATTATCTTGCTTCTTCCAGACTGTTGACTGGCTTTTCCAGGCAAACTCCAGGTGAGAAGCTTCAGAACACAGAGGCTTTCATTCTTTGTCAGAGAACATggggtagaaatgcaaattgggTCACATCTGGTCAGAAATGCTCCATGCCTTACTGTTGTGCCCTGTCAGGTGCTATAGGGAACCTGATAACCAGTCTGAGAACTCTGTTCTGTTTCCAATTCACTCCCGATAAACAGAACTCCAATATCAAAGGTGAATTAATTGGTGATGTATTCAGTATCAAATGGTGCAGAGCAGTCTGAAGTCATGGTACCAGAGCTGGGTAATGATAGCAATGCATATAAACTATGTTATGAGTACCTGGAGAAACTCAATGAAGACATCATGGATGTCAAAGGCAGATTTCACAAGGTCCATAAACAATGGGAAAACTTCCCTAGAAGCCCTCCAGGAACTATCTTATCAGGCCTCTTGCTCAGAGCAAGAGTCATGTCCGTGCCAAACTCAGTCATGGGTGAGCAGTAGGACATCACTTCAATGGGTGCAGGGCCACCACCATCCCTCCAGAGGAGGGCAAGCAGGGAACAGGGGCTGTTTACATTGAGTAATAGATGACCATCAAACACAGAAGGACATTTTCCATAGCACCCAGCGGTGTGACAGCTGGTCACAAAGTACAGTATGGCCCTTATAGGGGCCCTTACAGGGCATTGGTGGAGTTATCTCTGCAGGTAGAAGTTCTGCGGCGCcaggtggatcagtcggttgaacagccgactcttgatttcagctcaggtcatgatctcatggttgtgggttcgagccccacatcaggctctgtgctcacagtgcagagtctgctttggatcctctgtctccctctctctctctgcccctcccccctctcagaaataaataagcgttaaaaaattaaaaaaaaataatttctatacaAGGTACAACTTGTGGTTGAAGGCTATTTTTATACGGTATTTTTCAGGTGTTAATTCTTTTATATTgaatgaagtttttaaaacatcatttaaaagaaaatgttaaaaaaaaaaggggggggcgggggcagctgAAGACTTTACTAAATTCACTGCTCCTAAAATGGCTTTTCACTAGTGAAGGTTTTGTGCTGGTTGGTGGGCAGGAGCTGTGGCTGAGTCTCCCATACCAGCTGTACACACAGGAGCTTTCTCCAGTGTGAATATTTCTATGCAGGACCCAGCAGGAGCTGCTTTGCTCTCCTACTCACTACACTCACAATGCAGTAACTTGCTGCTGCAAAACTTGATTAAATCTGGGCAAGGAGGCTATCCAACACCAGCTGCACTCCTTATGCCTTTCTCCAGTGGGGACTGTGTGAAAGAGGTTCAATTTTCCTGAGAGCTTTCAGGTGGTTACTGCATTTGTACAACTGTTCTCTGGCATGAATCTTTTGGTGCTAACAAGAATGGAGCTCTGAATGCAGATGCCCACATTCTTGGCACTTGACTCCTTTGGTGCAAGGGGAAATGCAAATGTTTGCTCAAGGCTGGGCCACACTCCCTGCCTTAATGAGTGTTTTCTAAGGGGCAAACATTCTCATTCTCAAAAGGAATAGAGCTCTGGCTGGAGGCTTTCTCACATTACAACAATCATGACATTTGAAGACATGAATGTACTTCTGCTTTCTCAGAATGGAGACAAAGGTGAAGGCCTTCCCATCTTCCCAAtgtacttgggatttttttcccattctgaaaattaaaaaaaaaaattttttttttaatgttttacttatttttgagagagagacagagtgcaagtaggagcggggcagaaaaagagggagacacagaatctgaagcaggctccaggctctgagctgtcagcacagagcctgacgtaggggctgaacccatgaaccgcgagatcatgacctgagctgtagttggctGCTCCatatcaactgagccaccaaggcgccccccaTTCTGGTATTTTTTATTGACTGAACACCTCTCCATATACCATGTGTCTACTGGGTGTCTCTTCAGTGTCAGTTCTCTGTGAGTTCTGCAAAAGGGCCTCAGTGTCTGGTGACAGGCAGGTGCTATGCAGTGAGGGTGGTCCAGCCACTGACATTATATCCACCTTCCTTAGAGGAAGCAAGCAGTCCCATGAAgagataaattttctttttccttaaaaaaatttttgagagagagagagagagagagagagagagagagaatatctcaagcaggctccacactcagcatggacccagatgggggcttgatcccatgaccctgggatcatgacctgggctgaaatcaagagttggacattcaaccgactgagctacgcaggcaccCTTTCAAGAACTACTTAAGGATACGTATCAGCTCAGAACATGTTAAGGGGAGGCCAATGGTGGAGGATCTGACCATAAAAGGGGAGAAGGCGAAAGGCTGAGAGGAAAAGGATACAGAGGGATCAGCCAGGAAATATGAGTCAAGGGAAAGTAGAATGAAGTTCCAGAATGACAGAAAAGAGGCATGGCTACTCACTTTGGCACCAGGGTAAGAGAGGGCACAGGTCAGGTACCAGGTGAGAAACAAGCCCGCTGCCACAGGCCCTCCCCTACCAGTCTTGCACTGACCAGAACTGGTCCTCCATGGGCCTCTCTGGTCATGGACTGATTCAAGCTGCCCTGTCCAGGTCTCCTGGCCATGTTCACCTTGGGTGACCACATTGGTGGTAGTGCAGGCAGTCATGAGGGGTCAAGTGGCTTGTGAGAGGCCAGCCCCAGGTCTGTCATGATTCACCCATGACAGACTGAGGTGGATAAGGATCACTTATGCATCTGGAGAACTGAACCTCACAAAATGAACAACCAGGAAAGATCTCAGGGGAAAGGTGCATTGTCCCCACAATCAGTGATCGTGTCTGTGTCCATGTGCCATCACAGGGGCTGACAAGGGGCAGCTGGCAGAAAACCTGCTGGAATGAGGAAGTgtgacagaggagaaagaaaagcaacacaCCTCGACTGGGTCACTTGGCCAGATAATAACCAAGCTGGATGTGATCTGCTATGCAAGTTGTGATACTTTTGACCCTTGACCTAAAAGATACTGGAGTTGTTTATACAGCAGTCTGGGAGAAGATGTATCAAGACATGGGCCAGCACCAGGACCAGCCGCATACCCCATGGGGAACACGGTGGCCTAACCTGGTGAGGACAGCACCATGTCATGGTAGTAGCCCTACTGTGTCTCATGAAGGAGACCCACTTTTTCTGAAAGCAGTATGTGACCTTCTTAAAAGTCACTGGGCCTTGCTATAGCAGGCCAGGGAGCAGATGGATGCAACCTAAGCACTGGGCATGGGACCTGGGACCCCAGTCTCT contains the following coding sequences:
- the LOC122494666 gene encoding zinc finger protein 781-like — encoded protein: MWESLHRKHLFSTREFTLENGLMDVASAGRPSLAASMFFGTRKFTTQKDLMSVDSAGESLAVLPILLSTRKYTRGKGLMSAKNVGKPSLTALILFGTRKFTTQKRLLSAVNVETLSGKPPNLFCTKGVIVEKDLINATNVGKPSVAPPTLFYTSKFTLEKSLMSVRNVGKPSVKALPSFSTRRFTLEKGLISVVNVEKPSAIALTLLNTRKFTLEKGLMSAVSVGKLSVKAPSSVSTREFTLEKSLTSVTNAEKAFRYSSNLSKHQKGHIGKEPLECSGHRKAFSQSTSLTQYQKGHTKENT